Proteins from a single region of Bradyrhizobium diazoefficiens:
- a CDS encoding tetratricopeptide repeat protein, whose product MNSRVSWSVDGIDPSVRERAEAAARRAGMSLNDWLNSTLGETAAPNFRGPYEQPRQDQRPDPRSAPMPSQGPSPESREVADIHQRLDAITQQIERISKPATPRQDSSREREVSREQGVARQLNDAISRLDARLSQISRPQQPQPQQPQAQRAAPVETRQRQADAVERAAAQVYRNSPPLSPASFDVAVAEITARQSELDGFTPPRQMPPRAAPPIAPTAAPYAPAMAPPAPAYAPPPPQPGPDFSSLERHLLKITSQIESLQRPDNTEQAINAFRSELAEIRQAITEAMPRRAIESIENEIRSLHRRIDETRSNGTDGQALSGIERALSDIKQVLRTLTPAEQLTGYDEAIRNLGAKLDLILRANDDPSTVRQLEGAISALRGIVSNVASNEALARLSEDVQLLSSKVDQVSRSSDRGDSFAVLEQRIAALTAALETRERPQAAESTEHLEAAIRALSDRFDRMQVGNDSASTFAHLEQRVSYLLERLEAASDSRGGNFSRVEDGLHDILRHLERQQATYSALAESRNSAPAADSGMVDLVKRELSDIRYSQAETNRSTQDSLEAVHNTLGHVVDRLAMIEGDLRAVRTAPPAPAPMPMAAPFESAPMAREQRSPQPQQPKYDPKPELPNPAAAQQPAHSAFAAAPREFHAAAPAAPPQVPMAPVPPRAISEILEPHTAPTRAAIAPELPPDHPLEPGTRPNGRPATPSERIAASESAIGEIPAPPKEPVSSSSFIAAARRAAQAAAAQPPEKPARGVKAAIAARGKDKGQSQAQEGGSTITSKIRSLLVGASVVVIVLGTFKMAMNLLEGGSAPPAPQAMEDTSNQPTPKAPPVEIKPGAPEQVTPSMTSPTPIGKQSLNNAAPATNSGSTASVEIPPAPAAVPPASSDVTGALSGASRARLGTVQVPPSEKLPDGIGGPGLRTAAMKGDATAAYEIGVRFAEGKGVAANYDEAAKWYDRAAQAGVVPATFRLGTLYEKGLGVKKDADIARRYYTQAAERGNAKAMHNLAVLDADGGGRGANYKSAAQWFRKAADRGVADSQFNLGILYARGIGVEQNLAESYKWFSLAAAQGDADASGKRDDVSKRLDPQSLAAAKLAIQTFSAEPQPDDAVNVAAPNGGWDSAPQATAKPAPKPVATKRSASAVH is encoded by the coding sequence ATGAATTCGCGCGTATCGTGGAGTGTTGACGGCATCGATCCATCCGTCCGGGAGCGGGCCGAAGCTGCTGCGCGCAGAGCCGGCATGTCACTCAACGATTGGCTGAACTCCACGCTCGGCGAGACTGCCGCGCCGAACTTTCGTGGACCTTACGAACAGCCGCGTCAGGACCAGCGTCCCGATCCGCGTTCGGCGCCGATGCCGAGCCAGGGACCGAGTCCGGAAAGCCGCGAAGTCGCCGACATCCATCAGCGGCTCGACGCGATCACCCAGCAGATCGAACGGATTTCCAAGCCTGCAACGCCGCGCCAGGACTCTTCTCGTGAAAGAGAGGTTTCGCGCGAGCAGGGCGTTGCCCGCCAGCTCAACGACGCGATCTCGCGACTCGATGCGCGGCTGTCGCAAATATCGCGACCCCAGCAGCCTCAACCGCAGCAGCCGCAAGCCCAGCGGGCCGCACCGGTCGAGACGCGCCAGCGTCAGGCCGACGCGGTTGAGCGCGCGGCCGCACAAGTCTATCGCAACTCACCTCCCCTAAGCCCCGCATCGTTCGACGTCGCCGTGGCCGAGATCACCGCACGGCAGAGCGAGCTCGATGGCTTTACGCCGCCCAGGCAGATGCCGCCGCGCGCTGCGCCGCCGATCGCGCCCACGGCGGCTCCCTATGCTCCCGCGATGGCGCCGCCCGCGCCCGCTTACGCTCCGCCGCCACCGCAGCCGGGTCCGGATTTCTCGTCGCTCGAACGCCATCTGCTCAAGATCACGAGCCAGATCGAATCGCTGCAGCGTCCTGACAACACCGAACAGGCGATCAACGCCTTCCGCTCCGAGCTCGCCGAGATCCGCCAAGCCATCACCGAGGCGATGCCGCGCCGCGCGATCGAATCGATCGAGAACGAGATCCGCTCGCTGCACCGTCGCATCGACGAGACCCGCTCCAACGGCACCGATGGCCAGGCGCTGTCAGGCATCGAGCGCGCGCTTTCCGACATCAAGCAGGTGCTGCGCACGCTGACGCCGGCCGAGCAGCTCACCGGCTATGACGAGGCGATCCGCAATCTCGGCGCCAAGCTCGACCTGATCCTGCGCGCCAATGACGATCCTTCGACGGTGCGCCAGCTCGAGGGCGCGATCTCGGCGCTGCGCGGCATCGTCTCCAATGTCGCCTCCAACGAAGCACTGGCACGGCTGTCCGAGGACGTGCAGCTGTTGTCGTCCAAGGTCGACCAGGTCAGTCGCTCGTCGGACCGCGGCGACAGCTTTGCCGTGCTGGAGCAGCGCATCGCCGCGCTCACCGCCGCGCTGGAAACGCGCGAGCGGCCGCAGGCCGCTGAGAGCACCGAGCATCTGGAAGCTGCGATCCGCGCACTGTCAGACCGTTTCGACCGCATGCAGGTCGGCAACGACTCGGCCTCGACCTTCGCGCATCTCGAGCAGCGCGTCTCCTATCTGCTGGAGCGGTTAGAGGCCGCTTCGGATTCCCGCGGCGGCAATTTCAGCCGTGTCGAAGACGGGCTGCACGACATCCTGCGGCATCTGGAGCGCCAGCAGGCGACCTATTCTGCGCTCGCCGAGAGCCGCAATTCGGCGCCGGCCGCCGATTCCGGAATGGTCGACCTGGTCAAGCGCGAGCTGTCCGACATCCGCTACAGCCAGGCCGAGACCAACCGCAGCACGCAGGATTCGCTGGAGGCCGTGCACAACACGCTCGGCCATGTCGTCGATCGCCTTGCCATGATCGAGGGCGATCTGCGCGCGGTGCGCACCGCGCCGCCGGCCCCTGCTCCGATGCCGATGGCCGCCCCGTTCGAGTCGGCGCCGATGGCGCGCGAGCAACGGTCGCCGCAACCGCAGCAACCGAAATACGATCCGAAGCCCGAGCTGCCGAATCCGGCCGCCGCGCAGCAGCCGGCGCACTCGGCTTTCGCGGCCGCGCCGCGTGAATTCCATGCCGCCGCGCCGGCAGCGCCGCCGCAGGTGCCTATGGCGCCGGTTCCGCCGCGCGCGATCAGCGAGATCCTCGAGCCGCACACGGCGCCGACCCGCGCCGCGATCGCGCCTGAGCTGCCGCCGGATCATCCGCTCGAGCCCGGCACGCGTCCGAACGGCCGCCCTGCCACGCCGTCCGAGCGCATTGCCGCCTCGGAAAGCGCGATCGGCGAAATCCCGGCCCCGCCGAAGGAGCCGGTGTCGTCGTCGAGCTTCATCGCCGCCGCGCGCCGCGCCGCGCAAGCTGCCGCGGCGCAGCCGCCCGAGAAGCCCGCCCGCGGCGTCAAGGCCGCGATCGCCGCCCGCGGCAAGGACAAAGGCCAGAGCCAAGCGCAGGAAGGCGGCTCGACCATCACATCAAAGATCCGCTCGCTGCTGGTCGGCGCGAGCGTGGTCGTGATCGTGCTTGGCACCTTCAAGATGGCGATGAACCTGCTCGAAGGCGGCAGCGCGCCGCCGGCGCCGCAGGCCATGGAAGATACATCGAATCAGCCCACGCCGAAGGCGCCGCCGGTCGAGATCAAGCCCGGCGCGCCCGAGCAGGTCACGCCGTCGATGACTTCGCCGACGCCGATCGGCAAGCAATCCCTGAACAATGCCGCGCCCGCGACGAACTCCGGCAGCACGGCTTCGGTCGAAATTCCGCCCGCTCCCGCCGCAGTGCCGCCCGCCTCCAGCGACGTGACCGGTGCACTGTCGGGCGCGAGCCGCGCACGGCTCGGCACGGTCCAGGTGCCGCCGAGCGAGAAGCTGCCTGACGGCATCGGCGGCCCGGGCCTGCGCACCGCCGCGATGAAGGGCGATGCGACGGCGGCCTACGAGATCGGCGTGCGCTTTGCCGAAGGCAAGGGCGTGGCCGCGAATTACGACGAAGCCGCAAAGTGGTACGACCGTGCTGCGCAGGCCGGCGTGGTGCCCGCGACCTTCCGCCTTGGCACGCTCTATGAAAAGGGCCTCGGCGTGAAGAAGGACGCCGACATCGCCCGCCGCTACTACACGCAGGCCGCCGAACGCGGCAACGCCAAGGCGATGCACAATCTGGCGGTGCTCGATGCCGACGGCGGCGGACGCGGCGCCAACTACAAGAGCGCGGCGCAGTGGTTCCGGAAAGCCGCCGATCGCGGCGTCGCCGACAGCCAGTTCAATCTCGGCATCCTGTATGCCCGCGGCATCGGCGTCGAACAGAATCTCGCCGAGTCCTACAAATGGTTCAGCCTTGCCGCTGCCCAAGGCGATGCGGATGCGTCCGGCAAGCGCGACGACGTCTCCAAGCGCCTCGACCCGCAATCGCTCGCCGCCGCCAAGCTCGCGATCCAGACTTTTAGCGCCGAGCCGCAGCCCGACGACGCCGTCAATGTTGCAGCCCCGAACGGCGGCTGGGACAGCGCACCGCAGGCCACCGCAAAGCCCGCACCGAAGCCGGTCGCGACGAAGCGCTCGGCGTCAGCGGTGCATTGA
- a CDS encoding PadR family transcriptional regulator, which translates to MALGDAILACLTERPMTGYELAKTFDSSIGFFWKADHQQIYRELSKLRDRGYIQGREVVQSGKPNKLIYTLTPEGRTALRHWAARPSTPPSIKDDLLVRLHALDSIDIEPIRTDLMDRLEHHRDRHENYERILKKRFPEGTASDVLDLGNLLLLRLGARHEQMVADFCEEALEALSAMNGKGTIVPLEDGKREKG; encoded by the coding sequence ATGGCACTGGGCGACGCGATCCTCGCATGCCTCACGGAACGTCCGATGACGGGCTACGAGCTCGCCAAGACATTCGACTCCTCGATCGGCTTCTTCTGGAAGGCCGACCATCAGCAGATCTACCGCGAGCTCTCAAAGCTGCGCGACCGCGGCTACATCCAAGGCCGCGAGGTCGTCCAGTCCGGCAAGCCCAATAAACTCATCTATACGCTCACTCCGGAAGGCCGAACAGCGCTGCGGCACTGGGCCGCGCGACCGAGCACGCCGCCTTCGATCAAGGATGACCTGCTGGTGCGGCTGCATGCGCTCGACAGCATCGACATCGAGCCGATCCGCACCGATCTGATGGACCGCCTGGAGCATCACCGCGACCGTCACGAGAACTACGAGCGGATCCTGAAAAAGCGTTTTCCCGAAGGAACGGCGTCCGATGTGCTCGACCTCGGCAATTTGCTGCTGCTTCGCCTCGGCGCACGACACGAGCAGATGGTGGCCGATTTCTGTGAGGAGGCACTCGAGGCCCTATCGGCGATGAACGGCAAGGGCACGATTGTGCCGCTAGAGGATGGCAAGCGCGAGAAGGGTTGA
- a CDS encoding DMT family transporter has protein sequence MSLATSLPAPRSRFNALPFAIGLFCLLWSYAFVAGKIGVTHCPPLILLGARFSLAGILILGATLIRGDWSLSWRDAAIFAALGIANNALYLGLGYTGLQSVSAGLGGLIVSANPVFTAALASLLLGEGMTWRKASGLLLGIIGVTLIVWHRLSVGTDSLHGIIFTLASLASIVAGTILFKLLAPKGSLWIGNGVQNLAAGIVLTPVALTFADVHAIDVTASLIGAFAFLVLGGSILAYWLWFHLLKVCGATAASAYHFLMPPLGMLFAFLVLGEHVEARDLLGIVPVALGIYLVTRPAKPIA, from the coding sequence ATGTCCCTCGCCACCTCGCTTCCCGCGCCCCGCAGCCGCTTCAACGCGCTGCCCTTTGCCATCGGCCTGTTCTGTCTGCTCTGGAGCTACGCCTTCGTCGCCGGCAAGATCGGCGTCACCCATTGCCCGCCGCTGATCCTGCTCGGCGCGCGCTTCTCGCTCGCCGGCATATTGATCCTGGGTGCCACGCTGATTCGTGGCGACTGGTCGCTGTCGTGGCGCGATGCCGCGATCTTCGCCGCGCTGGGTATCGCCAACAACGCGCTCTATCTCGGGCTCGGTTACACCGGCCTGCAATCTGTCTCCGCCGGCCTCGGCGGCCTGATTGTCTCCGCGAATCCGGTGTTCACGGCCGCGCTCGCCTCGCTGCTGCTCGGCGAAGGCATGACCTGGCGCAAGGCGAGCGGCCTCCTGCTTGGAATCATCGGCGTCACGCTGATCGTCTGGCATCGCCTGTCGGTCGGCACCGACTCTCTGCACGGCATCATCTTCACCCTGGCCTCGCTCGCCTCCATCGTCGCCGGCACCATCCTGTTCAAGCTGCTTGCGCCGAAGGGAAGCCTGTGGATCGGTAACGGCGTGCAGAATCTCGCCGCCGGCATCGTGCTGACGCCGGTCGCGCTGACCTTCGCCGACGTCCATGCGATCGATGTCACGGCGAGCCTGATCGGCGCCTTCGCCTTCCTCGTGCTGGGCGGCTCGATCCTCGCCTATTGGCTCTGGTTTCATCTCCTGAAAGTGTGTGGCGCGACCGCTGCCAGTGCCTATCATTTCCTGATGCCGCCGCTCGGCATGCTGTTCGCGTTTCTCGTGCTCGGCGAGCATGTCGAAGCGCGTGACCTGCTCGGGATCGTCCCGGTGGCGCTCGGCATTTACCTGGTGACGCGCCCCGCAAAGCCCATCGCGTAA
- a CDS encoding acyl-CoA dehydrogenase C-terminal domain-containing protein → MPIYKAPVEDVNFLLNDVFQIDRYDNLAGFSDASSDVREAILGEAAKLSEEVLQPLNRVGDLEGCKRTEDGSVTTPKGFKEAFKQVAEGGWLGLSAPTEYGGQGLPVTLSQAVNEFQISANMAFSMYGGLTMGATAALIVHGSPEQKQTYVPKMVAGEWTGTMNLTEPHCGTDLGMLRTKAVRQPDGSFKITGTKIFISAGEHDLTENIIHLVLARIEGAPAGIKGVSLFVVPKFLVNADGSVGQRNGVVCGSIEHKMGIHGNSTCVMNYDNATGWLIGEENKGMQGMFVMMNEARLGVAVQGLAQSEVAYQNAVAYARERIQGRSLTGVKAPDKPADPIIVHPDVRRTLLSIRAFNEAARAFVMWTALKSDVAHRSEDPKDRQAADDHMGLMTPVLKGFLTDYGFANAVQAQQMYGGHGYIAEQGMEQFVRDARIAMIYEGANGIQALDLVGRKLPRDGGRAIMAFFGEVMAFAKENGGDEAMKPFITPLSTSLGHLQQATTWLMQNAMAKPDNAGAAATDYLHLFGFVALGYMWAKMAKVTQAKIAASGTTPYLSTKLVTGRFFMERMLPETAANLARIQAGCATIMELPAEAF, encoded by the coding sequence ATGCCGATCTACAAAGCCCCCGTCGAAGACGTGAACTTCCTGCTCAACGACGTCTTCCAGATCGACCGCTACGACAATCTCGCCGGCTTCTCCGATGCATCCAGCGACGTGCGCGAGGCGATCCTGGGCGAGGCCGCCAAGCTCTCGGAAGAAGTGCTGCAGCCCCTCAATCGCGTCGGCGATCTCGAAGGCTGCAAGCGCACTGAAGACGGCAGCGTCACCACGCCCAAGGGTTTCAAGGAGGCGTTCAAGCAGGTGGCAGAGGGCGGTTGGCTTGGCCTGTCTGCGCCGACCGAGTATGGCGGGCAGGGCCTGCCGGTGACGCTCTCCCAGGCGGTCAACGAATTCCAGATATCCGCCAACATGGCGTTCTCGATGTATGGCGGCCTCACCATGGGCGCGACCGCAGCGCTGATCGTGCACGGCTCGCCGGAGCAGAAGCAGACCTACGTGCCGAAGATGGTGGCCGGCGAATGGACCGGCACCATGAACCTGACCGAGCCGCATTGCGGCACCGATCTCGGCATGCTCCGCACCAAGGCCGTGCGCCAGCCCGACGGCAGCTTCAAGATCACGGGGACCAAGATCTTCATCTCGGCCGGCGAGCATGATCTCACTGAGAACATCATCCATCTCGTGCTCGCCCGCATCGAGGGCGCGCCCGCCGGCATCAAGGGCGTCTCGCTGTTCGTGGTGCCGAAATTCCTGGTCAATGCCGACGGTTCGGTCGGGCAGCGCAACGGCGTCGTCTGCGGCTCGATCGAGCACAAGATGGGCATCCACGGCAACTCCACGTGCGTGATGAACTACGACAACGCCACCGGCTGGCTCATCGGCGAAGAGAACAAGGGCATGCAAGGCATGTTCGTGATGATGAACGAGGCCAGGCTCGGGGTCGCAGTTCAGGGCCTCGCGCAGTCCGAGGTCGCCTACCAGAACGCGGTCGCCTATGCACGCGAGCGCATCCAGGGCCGTTCGCTGACTGGGGTGAAGGCGCCGGACAAGCCGGCTGATCCGATCATCGTGCACCCCGACGTGCGCCGTACGCTGCTCTCGATCCGCGCCTTCAACGAGGCTGCGCGCGCCTTCGTGATGTGGACCGCGCTGAAGAGCGACGTCGCTCATCGCTCCGAGGACCCGAAGGACCGTCAGGCTGCCGACGACCACATGGGCCTGATGACGCCGGTGCTGAAGGGCTTTCTTACCGACTACGGCTTCGCCAACGCGGTGCAGGCGCAGCAGATGTATGGCGGACACGGCTACATCGCCGAGCAGGGCATGGAGCAGTTCGTGCGCGATGCGCGTATTGCCATGATCTATGAAGGCGCCAACGGCATCCAGGCGCTCGACCTCGTCGGCCGCAAGCTGCCGCGCGACGGCGGCCGCGCCATCATGGCCTTCTTCGGCGAGGTCATGGCCTTCGCCAAGGAGAATGGCGGCGACGAGGCGATGAAGCCTTTCATCACCCCGCTCTCGACCTCGCTCGGCCATCTCCAGCAGGCCACGACGTGGCTGATGCAGAACGCGATGGCAAAGCCGGACAATGCGGGAGCAGCCGCAACCGACTATCTGCATCTCTTCGGCTTCGTCGCGCTCGGCTACATGTGGGCGAAGATGGCGAAGGTGACGCAAGCGAAGATTGCCGCCAGCGGGACGACGCCCTATCTCTCGACCAAGCTCGTCACCGGCCGTTTCTTCATGGAGCGGATGCTGCCGGAGACCGCCGCCAATCTCGCGCGCATCCAGGCCGGCTGCGCCACCATCATGGAATTGCCGGCGGAAGCGTTCTGA
- a CDS encoding MBL fold metallo-hydrolase yields MPVSITLIGGPTALIEIDGFRLLTDPTFDAPGAYQLPHVKLEKTIGPAMKADAIGPIDAVLLSHDQHSDNLDNSGREFLKHAKRVLTTEAGAKRLGGHVEGLAPWATAHLKDDDGNTLTITATPARHGPAGIEPLSGDVIGFVVQSSRKDTRPVYISGDTTWFDGVAEVARRFKCGVVVPFAGAAQTRGPFHLTMDTNDTIETARAFPDAMIVPVHTEGWAHFRQNGEDLRKTFDVLGFGPRLRLLEPGVPTVVEAP; encoded by the coding sequence ATGCCAGTTTCCATCACCCTGATCGGCGGCCCCACCGCGCTGATCGAAATCGACGGCTTTCGCCTGCTCACCGATCCCACCTTCGATGCGCCCGGCGCCTATCAGCTGCCGCATGTGAAGCTGGAGAAGACGATCGGGCCCGCAATGAAAGCGGACGCGATCGGCCCGATCGATGCCGTGCTGCTCAGCCATGACCAGCATTCGGACAATCTCGACAATTCCGGGCGCGAGTTCTTGAAACACGCAAAGCGCGTGCTGACGACCGAAGCCGGCGCAAAACGTCTCGGCGGCCATGTCGAGGGCCTCGCGCCCTGGGCAACCGCGCATCTGAAGGACGACGACGGCAACACGCTGACGATCACCGCGACACCCGCGCGTCACGGCCCTGCTGGTATCGAGCCGCTGTCGGGCGACGTCATCGGCTTCGTGGTGCAGTCGAGTAGAAAGGACACGCGCCCGGTCTATATCAGCGGCGACACCACCTGGTTCGACGGCGTCGCCGAAGTTGCGCGCCGCTTCAAATGCGGCGTCGTGGTGCCGTTCGCGGGCGCCGCGCAAACGCGCGGGCCGTTCCATCTCACCATGGACACCAACGACACCATCGAGACCGCGCGTGCATTTCCGGACGCGATGATCGTGCCTGTTCATACCGAAGGCTGGGCGCATTTCCGCCAGAACGGCGAGGATTTGCGCAAGACGTTCGACGTGCTCGGTTTCGGACCGCGGCTGCGGCTGCTGGAGCCGGGCGTACCGACCGTGGTCGAGGCGCCGTGA
- a CDS encoding LysR family transcriptional regulator, whose product MLDLELLRSFVSVVEAGGFTRAGERVHRTQSTVSQQIKRLEEDVGQMLLHRDGKDVRPTEAGERLLSYARRLLSLAEEARDVLRDEGEGAIRLGIPEDFAAYRLAKLLGAFSRSHPNLRLDVRADQSKNLARDLERGELDLALYKREAGGKGAIAIWPEEVHWVTSKSHPVDLNVPSVPLIGFPLGCLYRAGAIHALESAGRAWHMSYSSSSLAGIQAAVAAGMGLSILSEMSIQSDHRVLTAKDGFVPIKRTEVALMAAPNATSATLRLADRLAEFCENVQAQAA is encoded by the coding sequence GTGCTCGATCTGGAGCTTCTGCGCAGCTTCGTCTCGGTGGTCGAAGCCGGGGGCTTCACCCGCGCGGGCGAGCGCGTCCATCGCACGCAATCGACGGTCAGCCAGCAGATCAAGCGGCTGGAGGAGGATGTCGGCCAGATGCTGCTGCATCGCGACGGAAAGGACGTTCGTCCGACCGAGGCCGGCGAGCGGCTGCTCTCTTATGCGCGGCGGCTGCTCTCGCTCGCCGAGGAGGCGCGGGACGTGCTGCGCGACGAAGGCGAAGGCGCGATCCGGCTCGGCATCCCCGAGGATTTTGCCGCTTATCGGCTCGCAAAATTGCTGGGCGCCTTCTCACGCTCGCATCCCAACCTGCGGCTCGATGTGCGCGCCGACCAGAGCAAGAACCTCGCCCGTGACCTCGAACGGGGCGAGCTCGATCTCGCACTCTACAAGCGTGAGGCTGGCGGCAAGGGCGCCATTGCGATCTGGCCCGAGGAAGTGCACTGGGTCACCAGCAAGAGCCATCCTGTCGACCTCAACGTGCCATCGGTGCCGCTGATCGGCTTTCCGCTCGGCTGCCTCTACCGCGCCGGTGCGATCCACGCGCTGGAAAGCGCCGGGCGCGCCTGGCACATGTCCTACTCGTCATCGAGTCTCGCCGGCATCCAGGCCGCGGTCGCGGCCGGCATGGGCCTGAGCATTCTGTCGGAAATGTCGATCCAATCAGACCATCGCGTTCTCACGGCGAAGGACGGCTTTGTGCCGATCAAACGCACCGAGGTAGCGCTGATGGCCGCGCCGAACGCGACCTCCGCAACGCTTAGGCTGGCGGATCGACTCGCGGAGTTTTGCGAGAACGTGCAGGCGCAGGCGGCGTGA
- a CDS encoding nuclear transport factor 2 family protein, with protein sequence MTGLDSWYAYMKSHEHAALWDLLHPDAVFESPVVHTPQRGRDITFKYLASAEKVLGGPGFTYVGEWKSADGAVLEFKTMINGVDIITFDAEGRITHFKVMVRPLKAINMLHRLMAEQLAAQS encoded by the coding sequence ATGACCGGCCTCGATTCCTGGTACGCCTACATGAAGTCTCATGAGCACGCCGCGCTCTGGGATCTTCTGCATCCTGACGCCGTGTTCGAAAGCCCCGTCGTGCACACGCCGCAGCGCGGGCGCGACATCACTTTCAAATATCTCGCCAGCGCCGAGAAGGTACTCGGCGGTCCCGGCTTCACCTATGTCGGCGAATGGAAAAGCGCTGACGGTGCCGTGCTCGAATTCAAGACTATGATCAACGGCGTCGACATCATCACTTTCGATGCTGAAGGGCGCATCACCCATTTCAAGGTGATGGTGCGTCCGCTCAAGGCCATCAACATGCTGCATCGCCTCATGGCGGAGCAGCTCGCCGCTCAATCGTAG
- the pdeM gene encoding ligase-associated DNA damage response endonuclease PdeM, whose product MTLGALVSEDVEDVRVSRITISDVTFAADLSGALFWEEQRLLVVSDLHLEKGSSFATRGVLLPPYDTLATLSRLAAVISRHNPGMVIALGDSFHDRSAHERLSADDRDAVAALQTGRDWIWISGNHDPMLPRDLGGTVADEVAIGPITFRHEPTGAHGEIAGHLHPKARVSARGRSMERRCFASDGMRAVMPAFGAYAGGLSIRDAAFAKIFPSSGFIAHLLGDRRVHAIAAARCC is encoded by the coding sequence GTGACTTTGGGCGCGCTGGTTTCAGAGGATGTCGAGGACGTGCGCGTTTCCAGGATCACCATCAGCGATGTGACTTTCGCGGCTGATCTGTCCGGCGCGTTGTTCTGGGAAGAGCAGCGCCTGCTTGTCGTCTCCGATCTGCATCTCGAAAAAGGTTCCAGCTTCGCCACCCGCGGCGTGCTGCTGCCGCCCTACGACACGCTGGCGACGCTCAGCCGTCTCGCTGCTGTCATCTCCCGCCATAATCCAGGAATGGTCATCGCACTCGGCGACAGCTTTCACGATCGCTCCGCGCATGAACGCCTGTCGGCGGATGATCGCGACGCTGTCGCCGCGCTCCAGACCGGTCGCGACTGGATCTGGATCTCAGGCAATCACGATCCCATGCTGCCGCGCGACCTCGGCGGCACCGTCGCCGACGAAGTCGCGATCGGCCCGATCACCTTCCGCCATGAGCCGACCGGCGCGCATGGCGAGATCGCCGGGCATCTGCATCCCAAAGCGCGCGTCTCTGCGCGCGGCCGTTCGATGGAGCGGCGTTGCTTTGCCAGCGACGGTATGCGTGCCGTGATGCCCGCCTTCGGTGCCTATGCCGGCGGCCTCAGCATCCGCGACGCCGCGTTCGCAAAGATATTTCCAAGCAGTGGCTTCATCGCTCATCTGCTCGGCGACCGCCGCGTGCATGCGATTGCAGCGGCGCGGTGTTGTTGA